The Burkholderia lata genome contains a region encoding:
- a CDS encoding FAD-dependent monooxygenase, translating to MADTLSDIPPVLIVGAGPTGLAAAMSLARARVPVRIIDRLATPAPHSRAIGIQARTLELLEQHRAVEPFLALGHRAHAAALHADGRVIARLDFDPLQTRYPYLLFLDQTVTERLLAEHLARLGVTVERGATLTACDAGGASLDVSVRRADGRDESFAPSYLIAADGAHSTVRHLLGLGFTGHAFEQTFLLADFAAIPDWPDEEIHLFTTSEGIAGLFPMGGGRYRLVADRPPGSDASPDAPTPSLAECDAIVRTRAGASISPSDLAWSSYFHLHTRMIDRLRHGRVFFAGDAAHVHSPAGAQGMNTGIQEAFNLGWKLARVLGAGTPERLLDTYHAERHPIERDGLRQTGFVTQIVEAERGAMKLLRDHVVPVLASFGPMRDAVRRTVSELGVQYRKSPLTLERVLDGGPRAGERAPDALVRVLDGPLGQAPGTARLYDLHDPASFTLLLLEEPVNADGAVPPMPADAQALVQGLERIMPDAVRAWRVTDAEGGDGGLAQEYGRSRPSFYLLRPDGYVAARGRTATDANALLRHCESWFAGMSQSA from the coding sequence ATGGCTGACACACTGTCCGATATCCCGCCCGTGCTGATCGTCGGCGCGGGGCCGACCGGCCTTGCCGCGGCGATGAGCCTCGCGCGGGCCCGCGTGCCGGTGCGCATCATCGATCGGCTCGCTACGCCTGCGCCGCATTCGCGCGCGATCGGCATCCAGGCGCGCACGCTCGAACTGCTGGAGCAGCATCGCGCGGTCGAACCGTTTCTCGCGCTCGGTCATCGTGCGCATGCGGCCGCGCTGCATGCCGACGGCCGCGTGATCGCGCGGCTCGATTTCGATCCGCTGCAAACGCGCTATCCGTATCTGCTGTTTCTCGACCAGACCGTCACCGAGCGCCTGCTTGCCGAGCACCTGGCCCGGCTCGGCGTGACGGTCGAGCGCGGCGCGACGCTGACCGCGTGCGATGCGGGCGGCGCGTCGCTCGACGTGTCGGTCCGCCGCGCCGACGGCCGCGACGAATCGTTCGCGCCGTCGTACCTGATCGCTGCCGACGGCGCGCACAGCACGGTCAGGCATCTGCTCGGCCTGGGCTTCACCGGGCATGCGTTCGAACAGACCTTCCTGCTGGCCGATTTCGCGGCGATACCCGACTGGCCGGACGAAGAGATCCACCTGTTCACGACATCCGAAGGTATTGCGGGCCTGTTTCCGATGGGCGGCGGCCGTTACCGGCTCGTGGCCGACCGGCCGCCCGGCAGCGATGCGTCGCCCGATGCGCCAACCCCGTCGCTCGCGGAATGCGACGCGATCGTGCGTACCCGTGCCGGCGCGTCGATCTCGCCGAGCGATCTCGCGTGGTCGTCCTATTTCCACCTGCACACCCGGATGATCGACCGGCTGCGTCACGGCCGCGTGTTCTTCGCCGGCGACGCCGCGCACGTCCACAGCCCGGCCGGCGCGCAGGGCATGAACACCGGCATCCAGGAGGCGTTCAATCTCGGCTGGAAGCTCGCGCGCGTGCTTGGCGCGGGCACGCCCGAGCGGCTGCTCGACACGTATCACGCGGAGCGTCATCCGATCGAGCGCGACGGGTTGCGGCAGACCGGTTTCGTCACGCAGATCGTCGAAGCCGAGCGTGGTGCGATGAAGCTGCTGCGCGATCACGTCGTGCCGGTGCTGGCGTCGTTCGGGCCGATGCGGGACGCGGTGCGGCGCACGGTCAGCGAGCTCGGCGTGCAGTACCGGAAGAGTCCGCTCACGCTGGAGCGTGTGCTCGACGGCGGGCCGCGCGCAGGCGAGCGGGCGCCGGACGCGCTCGTGCGGGTGCTCGACGGGCCGCTCGGTCAGGCGCCCGGAACGGCGCGGCTATACGACCTGCACGATCCGGCGAGTTTTACGTTGCTGCTGCTGGAGGAGCCGGTGAATGCCGACGGCGCGGTGCCGCCGATGCCGGCCGATGCGCAGGCGCTCGTGCAGGGGCTCGAACGGATCATGCCGGATGCGGTGCGCGCGTGGCGCGTCACCGATGCCGAAGGCGGCGATGGCGGGCTTGCGCAGGAATACGGCCGCTCGCGACCGTCGTTTTACCTGCTACGGCCGGATGGTTACGTCGCCGCGCGCGGGCGCACGGCGACCGATGCGAACGCGCTGCTGCGCCACTGCGAAAGCTGGTTCGCGGGCATGTCGCAGTCAGCGTAG
- a CDS encoding formate dehydrogenase subunit delta, which yields MDNGHLIDMANQIGAFFESMPDRDEALTGIADHIRRFWEPRMRRAFLAALDDPSGEAAQRAAPIVRDAIAVHRASLVPAAASA from the coding sequence ATGGACAACGGACACCTGATCGACATGGCCAACCAGATCGGCGCATTCTTCGAATCGATGCCCGATCGCGACGAAGCGCTGACCGGCATCGCCGACCACATCCGGCGCTTCTGGGAGCCGCGGATGCGCCGTGCGTTTCTCGCGGCACTCGACGATCCGTCGGGCGAAGCCGCGCAACGCGCGGCGCCGATCGTGCGCGACGCGATCGCCGTGCACCGCGCGTCGCTCGTCCCTGCCGCGGCGAGCGCCTGA